A single region of the Erythrobacter sp. genome encodes:
- a CDS encoding TolC family protein encodes MPRMRDTMAGRRPGLLRRSTGAACALALALAFISPATAQDIEPVGDPIEVALTTGPLLPEEVLRSSALTFPAILESFEREAAARGDRLAADGAFDLMLDAEAYDRVSGFYSGGYAEFKATQPLRPLGAKVFGSYKLSDGDFPIYENVFNTNELGEFKVGALLSLLRDSTIDDRRFALEDTRLAASQARLDILLVQLNVQYEALQAYWTWVAAGSEIRVYEELLEIAEARAIGLARQVREGALPAIALTENEQNLIRRRSLLAEAQRDFQTAANSLSFYLRDADGNLFVPTREQLPSADLLSELPDMAQMMADRERFFIEERPELETLRLAIERAENRVELRRNDLKPRLDLGVELSRDFGPVGDGGPSFDSTDTVVGLTFTVPLQRREARGKLARAEAELRAKQLEQRRIADEISVELDNILTNLDAALRLAELAGDEVEQATTMVEAERKRFRLGAGDFFLVNLREERAADAQIRAIRADLIGRLATASYNAATMNLDALGLD; translated from the coding sequence ATGCCGCGAATGCGCGACACGATGGCCGGGCGGCGCCCGGGCCTCCTGCGGCGCAGCACGGGCGCGGCGTGCGCGCTGGCGCTGGCGCTTGCGTTCATCTCGCCCGCGACGGCGCAGGACATCGAGCCGGTCGGCGACCCGATCGAGGTCGCGCTCACCACCGGCCCGCTCCTGCCCGAAGAAGTTCTGCGTTCCTCCGCGCTCACTTTCCCAGCGATTCTCGAAAGCTTCGAACGCGAGGCGGCCGCCCGCGGCGACCGGCTGGCGGCCGACGGGGCATTCGACCTGATGCTCGATGCCGAAGCCTACGATAGGGTCAGCGGGTTCTATTCGGGCGGTTATGCCGAATTCAAGGCGACCCAGCCGCTGCGCCCCCTCGGTGCCAAGGTGTTCGGCAGCTACAAGCTTTCGGACGGCGACTTCCCGATTTACGAAAACGTCTTCAACACCAACGAATTGGGCGAATTCAAGGTCGGCGCGCTGCTCTCGCTGCTGCGCGACAGCACGATCGACGACCGCCGCTTCGCGCTCGAGGACACGCGGCTCGCGGCGAGCCAGGCGCGGCTCGACATCCTGCTCGTCCAGCTCAACGTGCAATACGAGGCGCTGCAGGCCTACTGGACATGGGTGGCCGCGGGCAGCGAAATCCGGGTCTACGAGGAACTGCTCGAAATCGCCGAGGCGCGCGCGATCGGCCTTGCCCGGCAGGTGCGCGAAGGCGCGCTGCCGGCCATCGCGCTGACCGAGAACGAGCAGAACCTCATCCGCCGCCGCAGCCTGCTGGCCGAGGCGCAGCGCGATTTCCAGACGGCGGCCAATTCGCTGTCCTTCTACCTGCGCGATGCGGACGGCAACCTGTTCGTGCCGACGCGCGAACAGCTGCCGAGCGCGGACCTGCTCAGCGAACTGCCCGACATGGCGCAGATGATGGCCGACCGCGAACGCTTCTTCATCGAGGAGCGGCCCGAACTCGAAACCCTGCGCCTTGCGATCGAGCGCGCGGAAAACCGCGTCGAACTCAGGCGCAACGACCTGAAACCGCGGCTCGATCTCGGGGTCGAATTGTCTCGCGATTTCGGTCCAGTGGGCGATGGCGGGCCGAGCTTCGATTCGACCGACACCGTCGTCGGCCTCACCTTCACCGTGCCGCTCCAGCGGCGCGAGGCGCGCGGCAAGCTGGCCCGCGCCGAGGCGGAACTGCGCGCAAAACAGCTCGAACAGCGCCGTATCGCCGATGAAATCTCGGTCGAACTCGACAATATCCTCACCAATCTCGACGCGGCGCTGAGGCTTGCCGAACTGGCGGGCGACGAGGTCGAACAGGCGACCACCATGGTCGAGGCCGAGCGCAAGCGCTTCCGCCTCGGCGCGGGCGATTTCTTCCTCGTCAACCTGCGCGAGGAGCGCGCCGCCGACGCGCAAATCCGCGCGATCCGGGCCGATCTCATCGGGCGTCTCGCCACCGCGAGCTACAATGCGGCGACGATGAACCTCGACGCGCTCGGGCTCGACTAG
- a CDS encoding exonuclease domain-containing protein — MSLFSRWRLERELAALARSGVAPLAAYAAADWPGEDCPVREAPLLALDFELDGLRRGAHLLQAGWTPFTAAAIPLAEAVSCDIRSDATLDRKAVTIHGIGEERAGAGEPLGEVIERLVGALAGRVMVAHAAAIERTALGDATRAVFGHAVPPRAICTLRLEQHLNPGLTGSEAYRLGPARARYGLPEYAAHDALTDAIAAAELFQAQLSRLPAGVTLGTLEAI, encoded by the coding sequence GTGAGCCTTTTCTCCCGCTGGCGGCTCGAGCGCGAGCTGGCGGCGCTCGCCCGGTCCGGCGTCGCCCCGCTCGCCGCCTATGCCGCTGCCGACTGGCCCGGCGAGGACTGCCCGGTGCGCGAGGCGCCGCTGCTCGCGCTCGATTTCGAACTCGACGGGCTGAGGCGCGGCGCGCACCTGCTGCAGGCCGGATGGACCCCCTTCACCGCTGCAGCCATCCCGCTGGCCGAAGCGGTTTCCTGCGACATCCGCAGCGATGCGACACTCGACCGCAAGGCGGTGACGATCCACGGCATCGGCGAGGAGCGCGCTGGGGCGGGCGAGCCGCTCGGCGAGGTGATCGAACGGCTCGTCGGCGCGCTCGCGGGCCGGGTGATGGTCGCCCATGCCGCCGCGATCGAGCGCACCGCGCTCGGCGATGCGACGCGCGCGGTGTTCGGACACGCCGTGCCGCCCCGCGCGATCTGCACCTTGCGGCTCGAACAGCATCTCAATCCCGGCCTGACGGGCAGCGAAGCCTACCGCCTCGGCCCAGCCCGTGCGCGCTACGGCCTGCCCGAATACGCCGCACACGACGCGCTGACCGACGCGATCGCGGCGGCCGAATTGTTCCAGGCCCAGCTTTCGCGCCTTCCCGCGGGCGTGACGCTCGGCACGCTCGAGGCGATTTGA
- a CDS encoding sodium:solute symporter family protein, with translation METQTLIYLFVGASFALYIGIALWSRAGSTKEFYVAGGGVNPVVNGMATAADWMSAASFLSMAGLIAFMGYDASVYLMGWTGGFVMLALLLAPYLRKFGQFTVPDFIGTRYYSKTARVVAVICLIFISFTYIAGQMRGVGIVFSQFLQVDITMGVIIGMGIVFVYAVLGGMKGITYTQVAQYCVLICAYMVPAFFISFMLTDNPVPQLGLGSEVNDGSGQYMLAKLDNVLVDLGFGAYTEGRKSTIDMFCITLALMVGTAGLPHVIVRFFTVPKASDARKSAGWALVFIALLYTTAPAIGAMGIYNFIDKTNGTPYEQAEDWFTNWEGADLIAWQDKNGDGVMQYRAGEAFEGKPEFTGERGPSGERVVANTPNPDTENEVYVDRDIMVLANPEIANLPGWVIALMAAGGLAAALSTAAGLLLVISSSVSHDLLKSTFKPDISAKNELLAARGAATAAILVAGYLGIYPPGWVAQVVAFAFGLAASSLFPAIFMGIFFKSMNKEGAIAGMVSGLVFTFSYILYFKLLAPDLNVADNWLFGISPEGIGVIGMLVNFGVAIAVASMTRRTPEDVRALVDSIRVPRGAGDAHAH, from the coding sequence ATGGAAACGCAGACACTCATCTACCTCTTCGTCGGCGCGAGCTTCGCGCTCTATATCGGGATCGCGCTGTGGAGCCGCGCGGGCTCCACCAAGGAATTCTACGTCGCGGGCGGCGGGGTGAACCCGGTCGTCAACGGCATGGCCACCGCCGCCGACTGGATGAGCGCGGCGAGCTTTCTTTCGATGGCCGGGCTCATCGCCTTCATGGGCTACGACGCGAGCGTCTATCTCATGGGCTGGACCGGCGGCTTCGTCATGCTGGCGCTGCTGCTCGCGCCTTACCTCAGGAAGTTCGGCCAGTTCACCGTCCCCGATTTCATCGGCACGCGCTACTATTCCAAGACCGCGCGCGTGGTGGCGGTGATCTGCCTCATCTTCATCAGCTTCACCTATATCGCGGGCCAGATGCGCGGGGTCGGGATCGTCTTTTCCCAGTTCCTGCAAGTCGACATCACCATGGGCGTCATCATCGGCATGGGGATCGTCTTCGTCTATGCCGTGCTCGGCGGGATGAAAGGGATCACCTACACCCAGGTTGCGCAATATTGCGTGCTGATCTGCGCCTACATGGTGCCGGCCTTCTTCATCAGCTTCATGCTGACCGACAATCCCGTGCCGCAGCTGGGCCTCGGGTCCGAGGTCAATGACGGGTCCGGGCAATATATGCTGGCGAAACTCGACAACGTGCTCGTCGACCTTGGCTTCGGAGCCTACACCGAGGGGCGCAAGAGCACGATCGATATGTTCTGCATCACGCTCGCCCTGATGGTCGGCACGGCCGGGCTGCCGCACGTCATCGTGCGCTTCTTCACCGTGCCCAAGGCATCCGATGCTCGCAAATCCGCGGGCTGGGCGCTCGTTTTCATCGCGCTGCTCTACACCACGGCCCCTGCGATCGGGGCGATGGGAATCTACAACTTCATCGATAAGACCAACGGCACGCCCTACGAACAGGCCGAGGACTGGTTCACCAACTGGGAAGGCGCCGACCTTATCGCCTGGCAGGACAAGAACGGCGACGGGGTCATGCAGTACCGCGCGGGCGAGGCTTTCGAAGGCAAGCCCGAATTCACCGGCGAGCGCGGACCTTCGGGCGAACGGGTAGTTGCCAACACGCCCAATCCCGATACCGAGAACGAGGTCTACGTCGACCGCGACATCATGGTGCTCGCCAATCCGGAAATCGCGAACCTGCCCGGCTGGGTCATCGCCCTGATGGCGGCGGGCGGGCTTGCCGCGGCGCTTTCCACGGCGGCGGGGCTGCTGCTGGTGATTTCGAGCTCGGTCAGCCACGACCTGCTCAAATCGACCTTCAAGCCCGACATCTCGGCCAAGAACGAGCTGCTGGCGGCGCGCGGGGCGGCGACGGCGGCGATCCTGGTGGCGGGCTATCTCGGCATCTATCCGCCGGGCTGGGTCGCGCAGGTCGTCGCCTTCGCCTTCGGCCTTGCCGCATCGAGCCTCTTCCCGGCGATCTTCATGGGCATCTTCTTCAAGTCGATGAACAAGGAAGGTGCGATTGCGGGGATGGTATCGGGGCTGGTCTTCACCTTCTCCTACATCCTCTACTTCAAGCTGCTCGCACCCGATCTGAACGTGGCGGACAACTGGCTCTTCGGCATCTCGCCCGAAGGTATCGGGGTGATCGGGATGCTGGTCAATTTCGGCGTCGCGATCGCGGTGGCGAGCATGACCAGGCGCACGCCCGAAGATGTCCGCGCACTGGTCGATTCGATCCGCGTGCCGCGCGGCGCCGGCGACGCGCACGCGCACTGA
- a CDS encoding putative nucleotidyltransferase substrate binding domain-containing protein has protein sequence MEIAEIARFLRATPPFGELAEDWLARVSRAVEVSYRKRGETVLEAGSTNDRLYLVRSGAVELLLAGEELTARLGQGSCFAYPSLLRGGEVRNTARAIEDTLLYAIPAGLFHTLRGEDAAFRAFFVADEADRIRHALDERREARGFELGARRVGELVGRREPVTADPATSILDAVRLMHAQGVSTLAICEGGALVGIFTDKDLRSRVVAQGMDLARPVGEAMTPQPQTLSPDSALAEAMTMMARGGFRHVPLVDDSGALAGILSATDILASLGNSAIDTGLAIARARDAGELVEAARVIPQAFAAMVGSGVHAVQAMRFTSALGDAVHRLAAAIVEREMEAEGRGPPPCAYALVAFGSLAREEQLVGSDQDNGLILADECDAGGEDWFEAFARRLCSLLDQCGYAFCKGGIMAQEARQRLRLSDWRKRYEHWIDRPDEDAVLKATIFFDLRCLHGEAGLAASLREDVVEACRASPLFVSYLARDALRARVPLGIFRNLVLERGADGTRVFDAKAQAIMPVVDIARTLALAEGIAEVGTIARLEALAAAGRLAREDARSLADAMLFVNDLRIARQAAAIGRGEEPSNRIAPDDLSPLERDYLKDAFAVIRRGLDSLRRNLAGGIA, from the coding sequence ATGGAAATCGCCGAGATCGCCCGCTTCCTGCGCGCCACACCGCCTTTCGGCGAATTGGCCGAGGACTGGCTCGCCCGCGTCTCGCGCGCGGTCGAGGTCAGCTATCGCAAGCGCGGCGAGACCGTGCTCGAGGCGGGATCGACCAATGACCGGCTCTATCTCGTCCGCTCGGGCGCGGTCGAATTGCTGCTGGCGGGCGAGGAGTTGACCGCGCGGCTTGGCCAGGGCTCCTGCTTCGCCTATCCCTCGCTGCTGCGCGGGGGCGAGGTGAGGAACACCGCCCGCGCAATCGAGGACACGCTGCTTTACGCGATCCCCGCCGGGCTGTTCCACACCCTGCGCGGCGAGGACGCGGCGTTCCGCGCCTTCTTCGTCGCGGACGAGGCCGACCGCATCCGCCACGCGCTCGACGAGCGGCGCGAGGCGCGCGGCTTCGAGCTGGGCGCGCGACGGGTGGGCGAGCTCGTGGGCCGGCGCGAGCCGGTGACGGCGGACCCGGCGACCTCGATCCTCGATGCCGTGCGCCTGATGCACGCGCAAGGCGTCAGCACGCTCGCGATCTGCGAAGGCGGCGCGCTGGTCGGCATCTTCACCGACAAGGACCTGCGCAGCCGGGTGGTGGCGCAGGGCATGGACCTCGCCCGCCCTGTCGGCGAGGCGATGACCCCGCAGCCGCAGACGCTGTCGCCCGACAGCGCGCTCGCCGAGGCGATGACGATGATGGCGCGCGGCGGATTTCGCCATGTCCCGCTGGTCGATGACTCGGGCGCGCTGGCGGGCATCCTGAGCGCGACCGACATCCTCGCAAGCCTCGGCAACAGCGCGATCGACACGGGGCTGGCGATCGCCCGCGCGCGCGACGCGGGCGAACTGGTCGAGGCCGCGCGGGTCATCCCGCAGGCTTTCGCGGCGATGGTCGGATCGGGAGTCCATGCGGTGCAGGCGATGCGCTTCACCTCGGCACTTGGCGACGCGGTCCACCGCCTGGCGGCGGCGATCGTCGAACGCGAAATGGAAGCCGAGGGCCGCGGACCGCCGCCTTGCGCCTATGCACTGGTGGCGTTCGGCTCGCTCGCGCGGGAGGAACAACTGGTCGGCTCGGATCAGGACAACGGGCTGATCCTCGCCGATGAATGCGATGCGGGCGGCGAGGACTGGTTCGAAGCCTTCGCGCGGCGGTTGTGCAGCCTGCTCGATCAATGCGGCTATGCCTTCTGCAAGGGCGGCATCATGGCGCAGGAGGCGCGCCAGCGGCTGCGCCTGTCGGACTGGCGCAAGCGTTACGAACACTGGATCGACCGGCCCGACGAGGACGCGGTGCTCAAAGCGACGATCTTCTTCGACCTTCGCTGCCTTCACGGCGAAGCGGGGCTCGCCGCATCGCTACGCGAGGACGTGGTCGAGGCGTGCCGCGCCAGCCCGCTGTTCGTCAGCTACCTCGCGCGCGATGCCCTGCGCGCGCGCGTGCCGCTCGGCATTTTCCGCAATCTCGTGCTCGAACGCGGGGCGGACGGGACGCGGGTATTCGATGCCAAGGCCCAGGCGATCATGCCGGTGGTGGACATTGCCCGCACGCTCGCGCTGGCGGAGGGCATCGCGGAGGTCGGGACCATCGCCCGGCTCGAGGCACTGGCGGCGGCCGGGCGGCTCGCCCGCGAGGACGCGCGCAGCCTTGCCGACGCGATGCTGTTCGTGAACGACCTCAGGATCGCGCGCCAGGCCGCCGCGATCGGGCGCGGCGAGGAGCCATCCAACAGGATCGCCCCGGACGACCTTTCCCCGCTCGAACGCGACTATCTCAAGGACGCCTTCGCGGTGATCCGGCGCGGGCTCGATTCGCTCAGGCGCAACCTTGCAGGCGGGATCGCGTGA
- a CDS encoding DUF4212 domain-containing protein, whose protein sequence is MTDTGMTDTGPGADPGDLHKDTEAAPESETGTTNAAEGAYWRENLRLLVALMAIWFACSFGAGILLRDFLDQFMLGGYPLGFWFAQQGSIYVFIALIFFYVFRMKQIERKYDLDD, encoded by the coding sequence ATGACAGACACGGGCATGACGGACACGGGGCCGGGCGCCGATCCCGGCGATCTTCACAAGGACACCGAGGCTGCGCCCGAGAGCGAAACCGGGACGACCAATGCGGCGGAAGGTGCCTATTGGCGCGAGAACCTGCGCCTGCTGGTGGCGCTCATGGCGATCTGGTTCGCCTGCTCCTTCGGCGCGGGGATCCTTTTGCGCGACTTCCTCGACCAGTTCATGCTCGGCGGATACCCGCTCGGTTTCTGGTTCGCCCAGCAGGGTTCGATCTACGTCTTCATCGCGCTGATCTTCTTCTATGTTTTCCGCATGAAGCAGATCGAGCGCAAATACGATCTCGACGACTGA
- a CDS encoding PAS-domain containing protein yields the protein MMFVAAIAAASLYLAGLFWLAAWRDRRADHAGAASGEWVYGLSLAVYCTSWTFYGGVGTAASGGLEYLPIYLGPILVFTLGFGLVRKVLAQAKAQHSTSIADFLSARYGKSAGVAAAVTVIATLGALPYMALQLRSLAASLVVLSPGLDSRIGAEELVAAMAAVMALFAILFGSRRADSAGNNAGLVLTIALEAVVKLVALLAVAGLALVLLASEGTPPLPGPPVFALDQIDARFAVLTLIAACAALCLPRQFHMAFVEAPSERAGPAMRWVFPAYLALTALVMVPIVLAGLAVLPAGTDPDTIVLALPMASDNGALALLVFLGGFSAAAGMIVVASVALSTMITNDLVAPALFRRAFAAPAGRGGLARRLLLTRRVVSALLLAAAYAFSLALGAIPNLAGLGTIAFAAVAQFAPGLVFGMISRAGNRAGMLVGLGVGFAAWAALLLFPLASGAVPVLAIHPDPLVSGVALSLGGNALAYWAASALFRDSLLDRTQAAAFVGTPSPGARPAPATRMRMTDLNALLAQFIGPERARQAIASLGTDRRASDPVDSEAIELAERAISGVVGTPSARMLMASWAEGEPISLPEVVAMFDETSKRLSFSGDLLQIAIENIDTGIALVDSEMRLVAWNSRYEAIFDLPKGLVSVGTPIAELIRFNLKRGALPESEIAEQVERRLAYMREGREHRIEREQADGRILRIIGSPTPGGGYTTSYTDITADRRAEQALEEKVAERTRQLIEANEALAAATRSKTRFLAAASHDLIQPLNAARLFASALGEEVSGERNLESLVHDLDGAISSADRLIRALLDISKLDSGGIEPKLEPVALDEVFAEVEREFAVQAAAKGLTLGRVRTSAWAMTDRALLTSILRNLVSNAVRYTEHGGVLLGVRRAGERVLLCVHDTGRGIAEADRDAIFEEFNRGASTDREGLGLGLAIVRRATRLLGIEVETRSQPGRGSRFALHMHVLEWRARQATAPALARRTPAKLAEARVLVVDNDPAALAATAALLGKWGLEVACAASRAAAIDVPLPDVVIMDYRLDDEDRGDATYEALCRKWEARPPAILLTAEASKETEAAAARMEADRLLKPGSPAALRALISMCLARGRSERGAQAVAESAGESVTG from the coding sequence ATGATGTTCGTCGCCGCGATCGCGGCTGCAAGCCTGTATCTGGCCGGGCTGTTCTGGCTCGCCGCTTGGCGCGACCGCAGGGCAGATCACGCCGGCGCGGCAAGCGGCGAGTGGGTCTATGGCCTCAGCCTTGCAGTCTATTGCACGAGCTGGACCTTCTACGGCGGGGTCGGCACGGCGGCGAGCGGGGGGCTCGAATACCTCCCGATCTATCTCGGCCCGATCCTTGTCTTCACGCTGGGCTTCGGGCTCGTGCGAAAGGTGCTGGCGCAGGCCAAGGCACAGCATTCGACCTCGATCGCGGATTTCCTTTCCGCCCGCTACGGCAAGAGCGCGGGAGTCGCAGCCGCGGTGACGGTGATCGCGACTCTCGGCGCGCTGCCCTACATGGCGCTGCAACTGCGCTCGCTCGCCGCCTCGCTCGTGGTGCTTTCACCCGGGCTCGACAGCCGGATCGGGGCGGAGGAGCTGGTCGCGGCGATGGCGGCGGTCATGGCCCTGTTCGCGATCCTGTTCGGCTCGCGCCGGGCGGACAGCGCGGGCAACAATGCGGGCCTCGTGCTGACCATCGCGCTCGAGGCGGTCGTAAAGCTCGTCGCACTGCTTGCCGTCGCGGGGCTGGCGCTGGTGCTGCTGGCGAGCGAAGGCACGCCGCCCCTGCCGGGCCCGCCCGTGTTTGCCCTTGACCAGATCGACGCACGATTTGCCGTCCTCACCCTGATCGCCGCCTGCGCCGCGCTCTGCCTGCCGCGCCAGTTCCACATGGCCTTCGTCGAGGCGCCTTCGGAACGCGCCGGCCCAGCGATGCGATGGGTCTTCCCCGCCTATCTCGCGCTCACCGCGCTTGTCATGGTGCCGATCGTTCTCGCCGGGCTCGCCGTGCTCCCGGCGGGGACCGATCCCGACACCATCGTCCTCGCCCTGCCGATGGCGAGCGACAACGGTGCGCTCGCCCTGCTCGTCTTTCTCGGCGGGTTCTCGGCGGCGGCGGGGATGATCGTGGTGGCGAGCGTGGCGCTCTCGACCATGATAACCAACGACCTCGTCGCCCCTGCCCTGTTCCGCCGCGCCTTCGCAGCGCCCGCGGGCCGCGGCGGCCTCGCGCGGCGTCTGCTGCTGACGCGGCGGGTGGTGAGCGCTTTGCTGCTGGCGGCGGCCTATGCCTTCTCCCTCGCGCTGGGCGCGATCCCGAACCTTGCAGGGCTCGGCACGATCGCCTTCGCCGCAGTCGCGCAATTCGCGCCCGGCCTGGTGTTCGGCATGATAAGCCGGGCGGGCAACCGGGCGGGGATGCTGGTCGGGCTCGGGGTCGGCTTTGCCGCTTGGGCGGCCCTGCTGCTGTTCCCGCTCGCGAGCGGCGCCGTGCCGGTCCTCGCTATCCATCCCGATCCGCTGGTTTCGGGCGTGGCGCTCTCGCTCGGCGGCAATGCGCTTGCCTACTGGGCGGCCTCTGCGCTGTTCCGCGACAGCCTGCTCGACCGCACGCAGGCCGCCGCCTTCGTCGGCACACCCAGCCCCGGCGCTCGCCCCGCCCCGGCCACCCGGATGCGCATGACCGACCTCAACGCCCTGCTCGCGCAGTTCATCGGGCCGGAGCGCGCCCGCCAGGCGATCGCCTCGCTCGGAACGGACAGGCGCGCGAGCGACCCGGTCGACAGCGAGGCGATCGAACTCGCCGAGCGGGCCATTTCGGGCGTCGTCGGCACGCCGTCCGCGCGGATGCTGATGGCATCCTGGGCGGAGGGGGAGCCGATCTCGCTTCCCGAAGTCGTCGCCATGTTCGACGAGACCTCGAAGCGGCTTTCCTTCAGCGGCGACCTGCTCCAGATCGCGATCGAGAACATCGACACCGGCATCGCTCTGGTCGATTCCGAAATGCGCCTTGTCGCGTGGAACAGCCGTTACGAGGCGATCTTCGACTTGCCCAAAGGGCTCGTCAGCGTCGGCACTCCGATCGCCGAACTGATCCGGTTCAACCTCAAGCGCGGGGCGCTCCCTGAAAGCGAAATCGCAGAGCAGGTCGAACGCCGCCTCGCCTATATGCGCGAAGGGCGCGAGCACCGGATCGAGCGCGAACAGGCAGACGGGCGCATCCTGCGGATCATCGGCTCACCCACGCCGGGTGGCGGATACACGACGAGCTACACCGACATCACCGCCGACCGCCGGGCCGAACAGGCGCTGGAGGAAAAGGTCGCCGAGCGCACCCGCCAGCTGATCGAGGCGAACGAGGCTCTGGCCGCCGCGACCCGCTCCAAGACCCGCTTCCTGGCCGCGGCCAGCCATGACCTCATCCAGCCCTTGAACGCCGCGCGCCTGTTCGCTTCGGCGCTGGGCGAGGAAGTCTCCGGGGAGCGGAACCTCGAAAGCCTGGTCCACGACCTCGACGGGGCGATCAGTTCCGCCGACCGCCTGATCCGCGCCCTGCTCGACATCTCGAAGCTCGACAGCGGCGGGATCGAGCCGAAACTCGAACCCGTCGCGCTCGACGAGGTCTTCGCCGAGGTCGAGCGCGAATTCGCGGTGCAGGCGGCGGCGAAGGGCCTGACACTCGGCCGGGTGCGGACCAGCGCCTGGGCGATGACCGACCGCGCGCTGCTCACCAGCATATTGCGCAATCTCGTCAGCAACGCGGTGCGCTATACCGAGCATGGCGGTGTCCTCCTCGGCGTGCGCCGCGCGGGCGAGCGGGTGCTCCTGTGTGTCCACGACACCGGTCGCGGCATCGCCGAAGCCGACCGCGATGCGATTTTCGAGGAATTCAACCGCGGCGCTTCGACCGACCGCGAGGGGCTGGGCCTCGGCCTCGCGATCGTGCGGCGGGCGACGCGGCTGCTCGGCATCGAGGTCGAGACGCGGTCACAGCCCGGCCGGGGCAGCCGCTTCGCGCTCCATATGCACGTGCTCGAATGGCGCGCGCGGCAAGCGACCGCGCCCGCACTCGCGCGCCGCACGCCCGCAAAGCTCGCCGAGGCGCGCGTGCTGGTGGTCGACAATGATCCCGCAGCGCTCGCCGCGACCGCGGCCCTGCTCGGCAAATGGGGGCTGGAGGTCGCCTGCGCCGCCTCGCGCGCCGCCGCGATCGACGTGCCCCTCCCCGACGTGGTCATCATGGACTACCGCCTAGACGACGAGGACCGGGGCGATGCGACCTATGAAGCGCTATGCCGGAAATGGGAAGCGCGTCCTCCGGCGATACTGCTCACCGCCGAAGCGTCCAAGGAAACCGAGGCGGCCGCCGCGCGGATGGAGGCCGATCGCCTGCTCAAGCCGGGTTCGCCCGCGGCCCTGCGCGCGCTCATTTCGATGTGCCTTGCGCGCGGCCGGTCGGAGCGCGGTGCTCAGGCGGTGGCGGAGTCGGCAGGCGAATCGGTGACGGGCTGA
- a CDS encoding HlyD family efflux transporter periplasmic adaptor subunit, producing MAVLAQDIPQFTALESVKTPRVMRTVFLLILFGFIAAVGFLIYVPWVQTTSGQGVVTTLNPNERQQEINALVSGRIEEFYVRDGSSVKKGDPIARIADIDPQLVERLESERQQVEIQLQAAQNALATAQIDERRMAELYREGLAARRDYEQAQIRVDQMRQGVAEAQASLARTQVSLSRQSSQLVTAPRDGFIQSVNAGDVATIVNAGDPLATFVPQSAERVIEIFIDGRDIGLVQVGDKARVQFEGWPVVQFSGWPSVAVGTFGGIVTAVDQSAQADGRFRVLIAEDKSDPHPWPKERYARFGASVRGWILLETVPVGYEIWRQLNNFPPELPAGAEAAGSGA from the coding sequence ATGGCCGTGCTCGCCCAGGACATCCCCCAGTTCACCGCGCTCGAAAGCGTCAAGACGCCGCGCGTCATGCGCACGGTGTTCCTGCTCATCCTGTTCGGCTTCATCGCCGCGGTGGGCTTTCTTATCTACGTGCCGTGGGTCCAGACGACCAGCGGCCAGGGCGTCGTCACCACCCTGAACCCGAACGAACGCCAGCAGGAAATCAACGCGCTGGTGTCGGGCCGGATCGAGGAATTCTACGTGCGCGACGGCAGTTCGGTGAAAAAGGGCGATCCCATCGCCCGCATCGCCGACATCGACCCGCAGCTGGTCGAACGGCTCGAATCCGAACGCCAGCAAGTCGAAATCCAGCTCCAGGCCGCGCAGAACGCACTCGCCACCGCGCAGATCGACGAGCGCCGCATGGCCGAGCTCTACCGCGAAGGGCTCGCCGCGCGGCGCGACTATGAACAGGCGCAGATCCGTGTCGACCAGATGCGCCAGGGCGTCGCCGAGGCGCAAGCCAGCCTCGCCCGCACGCAGGTCAGCCTTTCGCGCCAGTCCTCGCAGCTCGTCACCGCGCCGCGCGACGGCTTCATCCAGAGCGTCAACGCGGGTGACGTCGCGACCATCGTGAATGCCGGCGACCCTCTTGCGACCTTCGTGCCGCAATCGGCCGAGCGCGTGATCGAGATCTTCATCGACGGGCGCGACATCGGCCTCGTCCAGGTCGGCGACAAGGCAAGGGTCCAGTTCGAAGGCTGGCCCGTCGTCCAGTTCAGCGGCTGGCCCTCGGTTGCGGTCGGAACCTTCGGCGGGATCGTCACCGCGGTCGACCAGTCGGCGCAAGCAGACGGACGCTTCCGCGTGCTGATCGCGGAGGACAAGTCGGACCCGCATCCCTGGCCCAAGGAACGCTACGCCCGCTTCGGCGCGTCGGTGCGCGGGTGGATCCTGCTCGAAACCGTGCCCGTCGGCTACGAAATCTGGCGTCAGCTCAACAACTTCCCGCCGGAACTTCCCGCCGGGGCGGAGGCGGCGGGGTCCGGCGCCTGA